The genomic DNA ATGAAAAATTATAAGTGGAAATCAGGTCACagtagaattaaaaagaaaggtttGAGTCCTGTAAAATAACACAAAACTtctagaaatgttttgttgtggaGAATTATTATAATAAGTAACAcaaaagcatttgcaaaatataaaaaaatagctTGGTATAGCATTTTGGCATGCATGTCCTGCCCAATACTACGACATAAATACAATTCCAATACATTTATTGAAACGCCCTCAGACACTTGGTACCActgttgggaagaaaaaaacagaaatcccTCTTCAGCTACTATGATACCTTCTTTGACAAATCTATTTGTGCCCTTACCTAGAAAGCTCCTTCTCTTGCCGCTGAAGTTCAGATGTAAGCaaagtattttccttccttagTGTAGCACATTCAGCTTCCAGAGCACTCCGCTCTGCCTTCAACTTCTCAAGCTCACCTGCAACAAATAAAATTTACTGGAATtcagtaaaattatttcatgaCTACTTCAAGTATCATCAGATAATAGATGGAGGAAAAGCTGATATCTGTTATAAATCTCAAGTATATTTGATTATAATCACGTCACGTGAACTCTCTCATATAAGCACTTATAAAATGTTACCGTATCTTTTACTGTTATGAGGTGAGTCATTAAAACAAgctagtgcttttttttttttaatgctagcTTGTTCTAAGGCACCAGAGTAGAAAACAGTGTTTATGGGTCTCTTCTAGTATTTTAgaaacagtgacagaaaagtgtagttcaagaaaataatttcccagACTTGAAGATAGcaaacaactgaaaacattAGATACGATGCTTCTACTACAGGGAACAGAATGTTTAAAGCAATATCTAAAGGGTGAAAATGAGACCTTTGAAATAAATCAGTCCCTGGTAAAATAGATAAAAATCAGTGTCACATGTCTCAGTAATACAATGACAGACAGACTGGAGTCTGAACAGGAAAAAGTCCTCTCTGGCAGCTTCACAAAGATTAACCGATTCAGAATTTAAAGTGTATATTTATGTCAGTTTCTCTTAGGCATGTAAAAGATTCAGCATGAGCTTTTGAACTCTATTAGTGGACTCCCCAAGACCTGAAATTGCAGGCTTAGAGTACTGGCTCTCAACCAGTCCTGATGATGGAAGTGAAGTGAAATGCAAATAGATGAGCCTCAAAGCCCTGTGCTGCCTCAGTACAACATATTCACACATCTCTACATTGTGTGTCCAGAATAaacctttcattttaaatttatcttaACAACTTTTTGGTTCAAAATGAGATGGTATCAACagttttattaatatttgtatCAAGAGAAGCTCagctaaaaaaccccacaatgtcagaaaatactcattttattaaatttaagAGAAGTTACACAAGTCCTTTTGGAAGTCTGTGGCAGTATCAGTCCCTCAAAAAGCGCAATTTCTCCGTCTTTTCCAAGCGGAATTACACTTGGTATCAACAGGTACCTAAGCTAATTTAGGCATAATCAACAATTGCTATTTAATGAAGCATACTTGGCACATACATATGAACATACACGTACATGTACATAGAGATACAGTAAATTACTACAGAGTGATTTGAAAATCAACACTCAGATTGAGAAAGATGTTACTGTTAGCACTGGTCTGTGACATCCTTCTAAACAAGTACCTTTTAAGCGAGTAGCTTCTTCCTTTTGCTGATCCTCACACTGCTGACATCTGGCCTGAAAACTGGCTTGCAGACtgacaatttctttttcataatctGAGGCATCTTTCCGCCGTCGTTCAAGTTCTGCTCGCACTGTTTGCAGCTCATCTTGCAATGCAGAAATATCTGTATCTCGCTCCGACGCTGCCTTTTCTGCTACTTGTCGAAGTGACAGAATCTCATTTTGAGCACTGACTAGTTCATTTCGAGTGCTTGAAACTTCACTCTCCTTTGCTGCACGAAGATTCTCAATATCTTCTTGTAATCTTTGCAACTGGGCTGGAAAGCATACTTTTATGTTAATATCTTAAAAGCCatatttacagaaaacacaaaaacataaccttttttcatgtttaataGGATTAAGAATCTTCATGCCAATGAAAAATATACTAATGTTGTCAAATACAGTATCTTTAATGACACATGTACGCGAGGCCATGCAATACAGAGccaaaagaaacaagaattatGGCTGGACAAAGCTTTCTTAACCAGGCTGTGTTATATATGTGATACTAAAACAACTCTCCAAATTCTAAAACCAAGTTTTGGACTCAAATTCACTCTAAGTAAAGTGAACGTTACAGAACAAGGACACCATGGGGTTCGaggacaagaagaaaagcaagaaagctCTGTGACAAGCCAAACAGTTGCAAAGCTACACTGGAAATGTTTGCCTGTTCAGCAGTTAAACCTGCGATGTCTATAAATACTTGAGGCAGAGTCTAATTTGTCCTCCAGTCTCAACACGtagtaaaggaaataaaaattacatcatTACTTTGCAAAACGCATTTTTCACAGCACAAGATTAATTTTGAATTGAAAGGGACAGCTGCACCAAATACACTGAACTAAGTCCTTTAGCATTTATGGTTTACTGTAAACGTGCAGCAGTCACACACGccattattttacatttctgcatGAAGCAAATCTTACAAAATATTCCCACTCAATTACTAAACACATCTCTTCCGACACAACTATttttcatacacacacacacgtaaaCAGAATCTGGTGCAAACAGCTAAAAAAAGCACAgtagagagaaaagggaagcatgaaagaaagaagaacaaaattaCAGTTAAAACCAAACCCTGACTGATGGAAGCAAAGTGTTTAATTTGCGtagtgtttgctttgctttttaatgtaTCGGCATTCACATATATTTAATCAATTTTTAACATAAGGAAAAGCATATAAGACGAAATAGTCTTATCTCTTCCATAACAGAAACAGTTGTGACATGATGGATTTTGAAATATATGTGAGCAACATGAGACTTACTACCACCTTAGTAGTTTGGAAATAGTTTCTACAGTTTTACTTTAACAGAATAGCAAACAAAGCAGTAGATGAGAACAACCTAATGGTAATAGAACCCATGAACAATTGCCTTTCCATGTACCCTTGCATTAGAAGCCTTCAGTCTACCAAAGCCACACACTAGGAAGCCACATTTCTTAAACACCAAGAATTACAACTTGCTAGCACAGCAGGTACCCAtcaaagagcaaagaagtgatttttcaaaccatttcttcctgataatattttctttatcgAGCCAAGCTAAATCTCTGCTCCTCAGTACCGGCAGTATTTCAAACaaatttggttttttccttctgtctgcaCTCCTGATGAACAAGTCTCCCTTTAAATGTTCAGGCATGAAAACAAGCGTGGTATGACTTAAACTCCAAATACATATAAGTGTTTCCAAAGTTCTAGAAATAACTTACACAGAAAAGTTACTACCAAGGATACTGGAATGGTTTCTGAAGCATTGGATATAATTTGAAAGggaaattagaaagaaaacttccattACATCTCTTATTTATGTAACCCATTACCTCATCTAAACCAAACATTTCACTTCTCTTTAAGTAATGACAAGTTACTtgaatttccttgctttacctatcTGTTCATCTAAAGAACTTCACGCATGGACACAGGATCTCAGTTGTTTCTGTAGCACCTCCTCTCTGTGACAAACAAAGCCATGTAACACTGGTTGATAACCTTAATTCCATGAAAATACTTTGAGAAAAGTTACTGCATGAAGCtgccagcatttttttcctccactacAGTTTGTAGAGGCTGCCAAGAGACAGTCCTGACATCCAGACATCTTTTCCCAAGTTGTGAGATGTGACACATCCGACAACTCTGGGAAGCAGCAAGCATACAATGAACACCACATTTTCAACTACCATGGAGAGAGAAGAGCAGGAAACAATCAAGACCTCATTTGAGAAGGGTTCAGGAGACAAAAAGTACTGAACTTAAGAGTTCAGTATTTTGATTTCTTAATAAAATGAGGATTCTCAGTCCCATCTGCCTGTCTCCTCATGTGCCTTCCAACCATTGCTAGGTCCAAACCAAACGACGTGCTGACAAAGGTATGAAGGCAGGAAGCTCCTAAAAGCTTCACAACAATCAATGTTTGCTCTAAGTAAAAGTTTAAGGCTAGACAGCTTCTTGACCAATGAGCTTACTCACAGCCACGGGCTAAGATGATAacacaacacaaaataaattacacaGAAGTTAGATTCTGCTATAATTATTCTGGGCTGAAGAGAGGTTGATTGGTTGTACTGTTTTTTCAAAATGCATAGACAATGTCTCAGCTGCAGAAATGCTACTGCACGCTCCAAGGCTGGATGCAGACCTTCAGCGATTAAAAGTATATTTAAGAGGATTCTATCAATGAAGAGAAGAGACTAAGTAGCATAAAAAGACTAAACCTTCTAAGTACTCTGAAGATAAAACAGTCACAGTAAGAAACACTGGATTATTCAAAGCTGAGAAAGactggagagaggggaaagagaacAGGCATCTGTTACAGATCacgtattttgcattttctaagTTATGATTAGAACCACAGGAATTGACAGGAAACATTTCATAATAAAATTCAAAGATATGGTGAATGAAATCAGATTTAAAACATACACTCAattaacattttcctttattagTGCTTACGATGCCATGGAAACAGCCAAAGCTATGTATTTCCCCCTAGAAGAgggggctggaaaaaaaataccttcctaCCTTGAAGAACATTTATTTGCTTGTTAgattcttcagcttgcactcgatatgcttttctctcttcttccaacAGTGCTATAAATGAAGGTGAAAATGCATCCAAAAGTCTTTGTTAGTAAGAAATTCCAGCTgtgtaattaattttacttaCAATTTCACCTTaactgagaaaaattaaaacaactgTATTATTTCAGTACGTTAACAAAGCCAGTAACTGTAAGTGGTTTAATAAAACAGTTAATACTAAGACATCAATCCATTATAGTGGTAGTATTacaattaatttgaaattaatataATCTGATGCCTGATCCAAATACTCCATATGTGGCAAATGCAAAGTGGTGTgggtggagaaaaaaataaggtgtAAACATACCCCATAAGGAACACTGAACCATATGCAATTGAACTGGACTACACTATTTGACTTAAACTAAACATGTAAACTATGACCTAAACAAAGAACTACTGCTGAATATATCAGATAATGCGCATTAACTGACTGAAACACAAAATACTCAATATATATAGACGAATACTTTTTATCAGTATTAAATACCTGGAATGCAAGTATGTATTCAAAACTATGAAAAGATGTCGGTCTATCTTGAAGCAAGAAGTCAGAGGACTGAATGTAGAATTTAGGAAATAAGCTGACGTTTCTGACATTCTCTGCAGGAGATGTGAATGCCATGTATCAAATTTACCTAACAGTCAACAAACTTCACCCCCCTTTCAAGAATATCTGGTAAATACAATTCTAATGGGTGCCCTATACAACCAAGTTGATCTGGGTCTCACCTTGAAGttcaaagcatttttgtttACTTGTCCTAGCTAGCTCTTGGGCTTCAACCAGCTCCTTGTGCAGCTGCTGAATTTCTTGTTTAGCCTCAGTCTCTGATTGGGCACCCTGCAATTCATctgataaaagaaaattttctttaaatcacatttGTACAACAGTTTAATTAGCACTGCCATCTGATGACTGGAGACTTTTTATTCAAATCATCCAAGGTTCATTAAAGTAAACTCAAAATTGGATTAGGTAAAGAttagtaaaaatattaatatccttttaaaaggagaaaaacatacGCAAACTTGAAAACATGGGTTATACACAACATGCAGTATaaaccaaaaaccaacaaacaagaaataagagtttttaaaagcactgtagAGTTTGGGAAGGATCCCTGGATTgataaaaatgaaggaagaagCATAAGACAATTCTTGACTGCGTTTACAACTCGTCTGTTTTTCAAAGGAAGCTACCCTAACCTTCACGCCTAGCACGGAATGATCAGCAATGATCCTGCATCCCCCCCTCCCAAGCCCACCCTTCTAGCCCCACGTACCAGCCCTGGCAGGCAGCATAGCAGCGCTCGGACAGACCCAGTGAGGCTGGGTAATGCCAGTCAGCTGCAAGAGATTATGCAAAGAGTTGCTATTAAGCGGTTTGCTACTGCCAATCGGCTTGCAACCCTGCAAGGCTgggcttcctcctctcccagtgAGGACCATAActacaagcaaagaaaatatttaaggaatttttcctaaaacaaaattaagaaaaaggagaaaagtccAACCACCTTATTTCATTCTGTGACCTAGTGAATACTAAGCTAAATTTCgcccttaatttttttttcgcCTTGTCTAACAATATTAGGTGTATTTTTAACATAACCAGATTATCTATGCATGTTATTCAAACTCTACATAAAATTGCTCTTCCCCACAAGTTCTGTATTAGCTAAAACACATGTTAAATACTCCTTGAGCTTATAAGAAATGACTTGCAGCTGCAAGCAAATTTAATACTTTTAAAGCTTCAATTTTGGGAgcatttaaaagaggaaaagtaaGTATTTGTAATTAAGAGCAGTGTCCTCTAATGGGCACACACAGGAAATGAGAGCAGTAACAAACAACACTCCAGCCTGCAGGTATCAGCAATgccaggaactggattcaggaagcTCTCATTAACTAAATTTTCCTTAAGTAGTGTCTGTGTGGGAACAGATCTTTCAATAGGCACAAACAGCAGTAATGAACTATATAGGCAGAGGGCCAAAACTTTATATACCAGAAAGGTGAGATAGGTAAAGGAGGGAAATCAGGGAAAACATTGCAGCTGTACATCATGGGAGAGGGAGAATAAAAAGGTGGATGTGTTACACAGCTAACTGGTTAATAAACACCTACCATCACAGACCACATCGATTTAAGATAAAGGCACACTGCTTAGAATAAAACCCCCCaaagataaattaatttatgGTTGCCTAGATCTTTCACtagtaaggaaaaaataaatacaagctaTAGTTTAGTTCATCATTCTAAGTTTGACATTCACCTTTGACTGTATGTTTGACCAATAAAGCAACTATAactttgttgctgttttcttcattaaaatactTGTTTATCAAATAATACTGAACTATTCATATTGTAACCCtcaaagaaaagaaggctttttttctatTCTCTCAGTAATGAACAGACAGGATCAAGTAGAGCTGAGGGCACACAtgcttttaggtttttttcagaacaaaattaTGAGAGcagaaagaacaaagagggCCACATATTTAATCCAAAGACTTTCTCTTATAATTTATTAGACTTTCAAATCCAAATTTCAATTTACTTTACATATTTTGTTCTTAGCTTTTCATGGGTGAAGACTTGGGGCAATTAGACTTTCAGTCCTCCTTAATGAGACTGTTCAGAAGATGTGCATGAGGAAGTTGACAAATTATGCTCAAATCATGCTTGATAAAGGAGCAGTGTCCTAAATCCAACAATAGACACCCTAAATGAACTTTCCAGAGGACAGTTATTTTCCAGTCAATGAAAGCATACAATGTGAAAAATAACGCTGCTTCAAAGGAGATGGGGAACTCAACTTATGAGTCAACATAATCAGTTTAGGAAAGGCACAATCAAGGTAAAAACTCTTAACTACTCAAATGCAATAGGGGATTTCCATCTGCTTGACGTGCTTCTAAAGCAGAAGTGAAGAAATATAGCCATGAGAAAACAACAGTTTTTCAGTCTTACACAAACTGAAAATGTCTTCAACATCTTTTGGTTCAAAGCAAACAACATTTCTGTGCTAATTCTAGTTTTGAAAAGGATTCCACAGTGAGTAGGTTtgctctatttaaaaataataaagctaCTAAACATCATCAGGCTTAGAATCAGTTCCTTGAGAAGCAAATTCACATCACAAAAACCTGGTTtgagaacaaatgaaaaaggctGCAATTAGAAGTATTTGAGCAACTTCCAGAAATACTAAGCATTGGACTGTCTGTGGAATTCTGTCATTAATTAAAACAaggtgccaaaaaaaaaagccagtgaaaTACAAAAGCCTGAAAACCcttattcattcatttattcCAGCTCATGGAAAATTTTAATCCGTGATCAGGTTGTTTGCCATATTACAAGAAAGGTTCTTGATGAACAGGGCTTTGTGCGTCACTCGCCCATCCCACCCTCCCACAGTGACATTTCCCTTAAGATCAATCCTATTGGTACAtttaaaattgttaaaaaaaataagaaataggcAGTGTGATCTGCACAAGTCATTCACAAAGCAcatgaaaatctcttttccatgaACCAAGAAGGTGAACCCACAGGTCAGTTTTGGGGAAGAATGACCATTTCCAAGTGAGTAAAGAAAATTGAGCGTGAAGgaatattttgcaattttaGGATCTATAAAAAAATTTCAGTAAatcaaatgaaaagcaaagctcatattaaattaatatttacaaACATGAAGATATTAACAGAGCTCTGCttgtatgtttttcttcacaCTTCTGTTTTGAtaacagagatgacaaagaacCACACACAGGCTATGGTCTTATCTCATTCCTTATCTGTACGTGCCTGGCCTGCAGAAGCAACTTTATGAGCAGGCTGGCATTTCTCCATATCTCAAAGCAGTTCACTTCAAGAATTCTGCAGCATTTCCCAGGTTATTCAGATGACTGTTTTCACTCACGTGAagtcagaaataattaaaaccctgagttttcttcatttttgtaaGATCCCTATAAACTGAatcacatatttaaaataaagtatttggctactgcaaaatgaaacaatGGTTTCCCAAACTTTCTAAATCAACAGAAAATTGCTGATTTTCAAAACTCCTTATGCAAAACCACTACTAAGAAAAACCTCAACTGAAGacactttttattaaaattccaCAGATCAGTCTTGTAGTCACTATGAAAACATAAGGACATTGATAAGAACGAGCCTACTAACCTTCCAGTGACACCTACAGCTTCTTCCTATCTGTTTAACATTTACCTGTTTGGCAATAAGTAGCCACAAACAGCCTGTCTAAATAGAAGCATCCGGGGAACTGTTATTAATGGCCAATAGAGTTGTTAAcctcatggggaaaaaataaatcatttctaCTCCTCTGCAACAGCTTTTACCCCTTCTCTCTTTGCAGAAACCTGAAGCAAATCCAGAACGCACTCAAAGTTTACTGATGGAAAATACATTTGGAGGAAATGATGGCAATTAAACATCTCAGCATTTTCTTGctcacttgttttgttttataaattcCAACAGTTAAACAAAAAGGAACGCTGCCTTTTCCAGCAGCCATTTCCGCATTCCAAACAGCTGCCAGATCAGAAACATTCTCACTCTTCCTTAATTGTACGACTGCGTAACAAATCCACTTGAAAGTCTTCCAGTGGCAAATAACATCCTTTTTAGGGCAAAGTCAGACATATTAAGTTGTTTTCTgataaaacccaaaacaaaactgtgGGTTTGCAGGCTACTCATAAAAATTACAAGGGCTAATGATTCACTGTAGAGATATTCTTCAAGGCTTTCATGAGAGCAAACTAAGAATGACCATAAATAGCCTCAAGAGAAGAAGAGTTATTCCAATTATTTTAGTTCACTACAACATGTAATTTACTAGCAAAGCAGGTCTACACAAACAGGTATTTTTCTACTTATCCACTTAAATGTTCAGTAATGGCTATGGTTTAAATCTCCATCTCAGTAAAGACGGAGGAAGCAACGACAGCATCCACATTTACAAAAGACTGCTTCTATATTACTACAGAAAATTTGAGTTTAGTTCTTTAAAAGTTCAATTAACCCTCGCTCCTCACAGCTATCAGCCCTACTTTAGGTGTACACTGAAACTATTTCTCAATTCTACTTGAAGTTATAATGTGCAAATTCCTAGACCAGTGTTCGTGAGAGAAGAAACTAGTTTTATGCATAATTTTTTTGTCCATACTAACACTCAGAAGCATGTTTTTATATCGCATCACCCAAAGGAATCATTGTTGATATTTAGACGCAACTCTTCTGTACCACAACGGTTGAAACATTTGAATTTCAGCACCCTATTGTAATACATATTTGATAAAAAATAGGTAGACAAAGAGATATAAATGGATTATGGATCTaaagttacaaaaataaattcgTTTACCTTTCAGAAGAGCTACTTTAGCAATAGGGTCATTTAGATCTTGGTCATCCATCTGGgcatctaaaaaaacccaaaaaccccaCACCTTTCAGAGAGCAGTTAGACTGCAGACAGTTTTTATATATGCATTCTTTATGCAGAGAGAAGCTTTCACGTTCTTCTCACTTTCCAACAGTTAATTATGAAGCCTCAAAACAAACAATACTGCTCTAAGCTTGTATCTGGGTGCACCTAATACAAACCTTCTCCATTCTTTTAGAAACTGCTCACGATTAAGTGATTTAATTCAAAGTAATTAGATGTTACAGAAACTTCACTTAAACGCTTACCTGTAGTGTCGTCgctgcttttttccttgcttgGACTAAGAGTGTCCGACAAATCAGATTCTTTGACTCTTGCTTGATTCTCTGTAAGAGACAAGGAAAGTCAATTACAATCAGTAAATGTTTTAATCAATCTCTTAATTCTTTGTAAATCTGGGCTAAAATGGATTCAGCATCACTAAATTCATTAATCTAGCCTAGCATCTAATGGGAGATGCAACTACCTCATGCACAGCTTGAACTTTAGTTAAAGCTGTATTCTTGCCAGTTGGAATTCTGTGCAAAAGCTGAttcaagcacagaacaaataagaaaagaaaaccagaacaatGCAGATACTGTAACAAGTCAGAAAGAAACTGCTGTTAGGAATAAAATTATGCTTCAGTATTTTGGacaaataaaacagcagcaacaagtCTGGTATATATACTGTGCTGTTAACAAAAGCGTGGTATAAGCCAGTAAAGAACCGCTGCAATATAAAATAACGCACTATTTTCTAGAAAGAATTTTCAGTTCAAATTGTATTAAGAGAAAGCAGCCAGCCTCTGTccttttcaacaaaaaaatgcCTTCACAAAATATCTGCTCATTCACAACCCACCACCTTATTACAGGCAGCTTAGCAAAGCCACACacagttgtttggggttttttttttaccagttcTAGATATTTAAAGGAGAGCAGGCATTTTCAAAATGTGAGGGGACTTAATTATACTGGCGCATCCTTTTCCCACACAGCAGTAGTCCTGACTCAGAGTCTAAACACTTTGTGAGACACTTATTTTTAAGTAACCATTCCAGTTTATTTCTGATGGGTTCGTTAAAGAAAGACACACCAGCATTAATGCGGATAAACTAGGAAGTTAGTCAGCAAGGAACCATGTCCCCAACACGCAGCGGAGTCTTTCCTGGCTGATTTTGCAGAGCCTTGGTTTGACAGCATCGCTGCCCATCAACAGATTAATAGAGGTTTTCTCTGAGTCTTAAGTTCCAGATAGAGAGAGATTGTAAAAGGCAGCATTGCATCATTCCCAATATACAGATTTTACTTCTACCCAAATACAAGGAAATGTACAGCGAACACAAGCAATTTCTTCACATATAGTATAGATACTGTAGGCGCAACAAAAAAAGTATCAGGACACAGGAATAAAGATACACAGCAACAAACCAAATGAGTTGTACCAAAGAGTTAGTAtatgaaaatacacaaaaagcaaaggagaaacaCGAAAGCTTGTGTCCATTGTTTCTCAAGtaatgggaaaagaaacagaacaccCCCAAAATTAATGAAGTGGAAATTGAAGCCAACCCATGCACTTACTCTGCACAGAAATTAGCAAGatgacaaaacacagacaagttaatagaaaaaaagttttctttgtcTAACTTGAAAAGCTTTCTGTTCTTTGTGCCAGAATAACATCTAATAGTATGTGAAACAAAGTGCCAGACACAAACGAAGCAGCTGATCAAGAGCCATATTCTTCCTATCTTAATGTAACTGAAATCATTGGAGAGAGAGAAGGCGAAAGCACCCAGACACCTAAAGCACGTAAG from Phaenicophaeus curvirostris isolate KB17595 chromosome 11, BPBGC_Pcur_1.0, whole genome shotgun sequence includes the following:
- the SLMAP gene encoding sarcolemmal membrane-associated protein isoform X50, which encodes MENQARVKESDLSDTLSPSKEKSSDDTTDAQMDDQDLNDPIAKVALLKDELQGAQSETEAKQEIQQLHKELVEAQELARTSKQKCFELQALLEEERKAYRVQAEESNKQINVLQAQLQRLQEDIENLRAAKESEVSSTRNELVSAQNEILSLRQVAEKAASERDTDISALQDELQTVRAELERRRKDASDYEKEIVSLQASFQARCQQCEDQQKEEATRLKGELEKLKAERSALEAECATLRKENTLLTSELQRQEKELSSSQKQSLALTSDISVLEMSRKELENEMGSLREKHQRDAASLKSQLSEAESQAKDVQKEYERTQTVLSELKAKYELTEQEKQSLTEELKQCKENLKLLQEKGNNRQWPWMPVMAALVAVTAVVLYPGLTRASP